Proteins encoded by one window of Aphis gossypii isolate Hap1 chromosome X, ASM2018417v2, whole genome shotgun sequence:
- the LOC114130724 gene encoding proton-coupled amino acid transporter-like protein pathetic, producing MDNPAAVLTDDVEDWSSRAPSAGSNQHQTHTRLSGGVNGSLPNNSSQTQSTPQQHYKRNASTYSIDIPATLGLMVSSGNPAANGSTTSSTMKLTEYSSSGSNSSNSGSVGDGTATANSYIISGGNGAKADGNGKVGGRRRKGGKKQPRYDPFEMRDKSKATTDSGALLHLVKSSLGSGILAMPNAFKNGGLIFGLVGTAAIGALCTHCIYLLVLCSQTLARRTRRPYLGFADTAAAAFSTGPRRFRAWAPFAKEFVNAALFCTYYFGNTVYVVLVAASFKQVADTHTDPEWHMSIRAWILGLAVPLVPLGIIRSLRLLVPFSAIATAFILVGLGCTMSWVVTGVSLFADESALTAAVPLPDIGSRPWIAPVGHMPLFFATVLFAMEGIGTVLPIENSMRHPKRFLTARPCGVLNAAMTLVVCLYSVAGFLGYLRFGDATDGSITLNLPNDLFAESVKIMVALSILFSYGLQFCVPSEIVWVRLEPWLQKRKQNDKYSADGKFTTSSTPTVTTIAGSTMSTATAVTTTSAPSVDEKKQLEIESNQQVKPITGEYYIMRAAMILGTVLIAALVPDLAPFISLIGAVFFSILGLMCPAVIHLVAFWNHGNENGEDTDDETDSEDDLDFDGDYYAVEDDTDLEAVQRQPQRRRSSGRSTRRRRKGMDRWTVAKDVAIVLIALIALVSGTYASLVDIVAFYGGESGGHHEAGAVNGTATTTIGPGPESAFLVAVDGGH from the exons ATGGATAACCCGGCAGCAGTGTTGACGGATGACGTGGAGGATTGGAGTTCACGGGCGCCATCGGCGGGCAGCAATCAGCATCAAACACATACTCGGTTAAGCGGTGGTGTCAACGGCAGTTTACCCAATAATTCATCACAAACACAATCAACACCACAACAACACTACAAGCGCAATGCGTCCACATATTCGATAGACATTCCAGCAACCTTAGGACTGATGGTGTCTAGCGGCAACCCTGCTGCTAACGGATCAACTACATCATCTAC TATGAAGCTGACCGAGTATTCGAGCAGCGgcagcaacagcagcaacaGCGGAAGCGTCGGCGACGGGACCGCGACCGCGAATTCTTACATCATATCGGGCGGCAACGGCGCAAAGGCCGATGGCAACGGAAAGGTTGGCGGACGCCGTCGCAAAGGCGGCAAGAAGCAGCCGCGTTACGACCCGTTTGAGATGCGGGACAAGTCCAAGGCGACcac TGATAGCGGAGCCTTATTACATCTGGTTAAGAGCAGTCTCGGCAGTGGCATCCTCGCCATGCCAAACGCGTTCAAAAACGGTGGGCTCATTTTCGGACTTGTCGGCACGGCAGCCATCGGAGCGCTTTGCACGCATTGCATCTACCTTCTG gTGCTGTGTTCGCAAACTCTAGCCCGCCGCACTCGCCGCCCGTACCTCGGGTTTGCCGATACCGCCGCAGCAGCGTTCAGTACTGGTCCTCGCCGATTCCGTGCCTGGGCCCCATTCGCCAA GGAATTTGTCAACGCTGCCCTGTTCTGCACATACTATTTTGGTAACACCGTGTACGTGGTGCTCGTCGCTGCATCGTTCAAGCAG GTGGCCGACACGCACACCGACCCGGAATGGCACATGTCCATCCGCGCCTGGATCCTCGGCCTGGCCGTCCCGCTGGTGCCGCTGGGCATCATCCGTTCGCTCCGACTGCTGGTCCCGTTCTCGGCCATAGCCACCGCTTTCATACTGGTCGGTTTGGGGTGCACCATGTCGTGGGTGGTGACCGGCGTCAGCCTGTTCGCCGACGAGAGCGCCCTGACGGCCGCCGTACCGCTGCCGGACATCGGATCCCGTCCGTGGATCGCCCCCGTTGGTCACATGCCCCTGTTCTTCGCCACTGTCTTGTTCGCCATGGAGGGAATCGGCACT GTACTACCAATCGAGAACTCGATGCGCCATCCAAAACGATTCCTTACTGCTCGTCCTTGTGGAGTTTTGAACGCCGCCATGACGCTGGTCGTGTGTTTGTATTCGGTCGCCGGATTTCTTGGATATTTGCGTTTCGGTGACGCCACTGACGGATCTATCACGCTCAATCTGCCCAACGATCT GTTCGCCGAATCGGTGAAAATCATGGTGGCGCTATCCATATTGTTCTCGTACGGTCTACAGTTCTGCGTGCCCAGCGAGATAGTGTGGGTTCGATTGGAGCCGTGGCTGCAAAAGCGCAAGCAAAACGACAAGTATTCCGCAGACGGCAAATTTACAACTTCCTCCACGCCGACAGTCACCACCATCGCCGGCAGCACCATGTCTACGGCAACCGCAGTCACCACGACCAGCGCCCCGTCCGTGGACGAGAAAAAGCAGCTCGAGATCGAATCCAACCAACAGGTTAAACCCATTACCGGGGAGTACTACATTATGAGGGCCGCCATGATCCTGGGAACCG TGCTCATCGCCGCCCTGGTGCCCGACCTGGCGCCTTTCATCTCGCTCATCGGCGCGGTGTTCTTCTCCATACTGGGACTGATGTGCCCGGCCGTCATCCACCTGGTAGCGTTCTGGAACCACGGCAACGAGAACGGCGAGGACACGGACGACGAGACCGACTCGGAGGACGACTTGGACTTTGACGGCGACTACTACGCGGTGGAAGACGACACGGACCTGGAGGCGGTGCAGCGGCAGCCGCAGCGCAGGAGGAGCAGCGGCCGGTCGACGAGACGCCGTCGCAAGGGAATGGACCGCTGGACAGTGGCCAAGGACGTGGCCATCGTTTTGATAGCGCTCATCGCTTTGGTGTCCGGCACTTACGCGTCGCTGGTGGACATAGTGGCGTTCTACGGCGGCGAGAGCGGCGGCCATCACGAGGCCGGCGCCGTCAACGGCACCGCCACCACCACCATCGGACCGGGACCGGAATCGGCGTTCCTGGTGGCCGTGGACGGCGGACATTAG